A stretch of Ischnura elegans chromosome 4, ioIscEleg1.1, whole genome shotgun sequence DNA encodes these proteins:
- the LOC124156828 gene encoding uncharacterized protein LOC124156828 yields MRPRIEHFSRLRKYQLASARIRNSWCGCCENGKRHQFSLKMETVYIKIEGRDDVEEFILSPEDSQRARNDPQFLRMLLQSRFGGSSNQEDLESKENLGCSWSHEDTLLLLEVYREKEGAFSSQRLPRCGRK; encoded by the exons atgcgGCCCCGGATCGAGCATTTTTCGAGGTTACGGAAGtatcaactcgcatcggctcgcatcagaaattcttggtGCGGTTGTTGCGAGAATGGGAAAAGGCATCAGTTCAGTTTAAAGATGGAGACGGTGTACATCAAAATTGAAGGGCGAGATGACGTCGAGGAATTTATTCTCTCGCCTGAGGATAGCCAACGTGCTAGAAATG ATCCCCAGTTCCTGCGTATGTTGCTGCAAAGCAGATTTGGAGGGAGTTCCAACCAGGAGGATCTAGAATCAAAAG AAAACCTGGGTTGCTCCTGGAGCCATGAGGACACCCTCCTCCTTCTTGAAGTTTACAGGGAGAAGGAGGGTGCCTTCTCTAGCCAGCGCCTGCCAAGGTGTGGGAGGAAGTAG